ATATGGTCCGCTGTTTTCAACAATAATTTCAACCTCCAACATCCCGTTGCTGTAGTTTACAGAGGCTTGTTTAATAGTAATCCTGGTCATCTTCCTTAAAAAATCCTCTTGGACCTGTCTCGCAGTGTTGATGATTAATGAAAGAGACATGGTTAATGCTCCGGCTGTGGAGAGTGCAATCATTAAAAGCAATATTACCGCGGTAAATCCCGGGATGACGATTTCAGAAGGCATTTGAAACCCTCATCCAACAGTGTAGACTGTTGAGTAACCATTAGACAGCACCATCTTTACCTCCAGCGGCGGAGTATAAGACCCTGATAGGGTTATCTGGAACAGCACTGTTTCACCCTTCTCGAACACTCCATTTATCGATCCATACTCCTCTACGTGCACAGCCCCCGTCCTTGTTGAGAAGAAAAAGGTTTTGCCAGCGTAATCCGTAACTATGAAGTCGATGTTTGATAGATCGCTGTAGACCACGTCGCCCGTGTTCTTAGCGTATAAATACAGGGTGTTTGCCTGCCTATCTATTGACGCATGAATAATGGTTATGCTCAACCTGTAAGAGTCTGACTTGCTCTTAATGCTGGTTGAAATTACGTTTAAAACCGTGTTAAGCTGACCTATAACTACTGCTGCGAACAGGGAAGCCATTAACACCGCTACTATCGTGAGTATAGCGTGCGTTATTGTTGTCGATTCTCCCATTTATCGCTAACACCCTGTGCAGACTCCTCTCGCCTCCCTTTTTTAGAATGCTTCTCGCCGCCGCCTTCCTCAGCCTCTGACTTGTGCTGGGCTTTCGCCCTTAGCAGTGCAAGCGAGCTTAAAACCGTCTTCATAACCTCGTCTTCTACAGCTTCATCCCTAATCCCCAGATTCTTCAGCAACATGTACATCAGCAGTGTGTTCTCCTCCGGGGTAATGTTCTCCAATAGTGAATGCTCCACGATATTGATGGTGGTTCTCAGAATACTGGCTTCTTCCTTCGACACTATTCTCAACTGCTCCATTAACTCGAGTATTCTCTCAACGCTCGCCTTAGGATAAAACTTTCTTATCTCGTAGACCATTCTCATGAGCGATAGTGCCTGCTTCAGGCTGACCCCCCTCAGGGTCTCACGCTCCTCCCTCACAACCCTCCCCGCCTCGCTGAGAATATCGACAAGCTCTTCAAACCCCCTTCCACTAGTCTTAGGCGGTTTTTCAACGGGCCTCTCACCCTTCCCAGCTTCCGGCGGGGTCTCCGCCACACTGCTGACTCCGGGTGGGGCCGTCGCTACCTGTTCAGGCCTCGTCTGAGCGGCCTCGGCCTCCTCTTTAGGCCTATAGTAGCTGTAGGGTCCTGTTAAATCTGCTAACACCGCTTTAATTTCAGCCACGGCATCCTTGAGCTCCGAGACAGTGTTTTTCAAGTCTTTCAGCTCCCTCCCAATATCTAAATCCTGGGACAATCCACGCTCACCTCCCGGAACCACACGGGGTTCAATCCTGTACACGTACGCACTTTTAACGTAGTGGAGAAGAATCCTCCTCGTGAACAATCTGCAGAACCAGCAGTCACAGGGCCAGAGCTTGTCAAGGGCGCTCTGAACTTCAAGCACATACCTCCAGCCCCCTTTCCGTGAAGTATGATGGGTTTCTTAACGCTAGAGCAGAGTCCACGACAACGTGGAGAATGTATGCTGCAAGCGGAACAATAGAGAACCCCAGAGCAACCGCTAAACCAACCCCTATTAAACCAGGCGAAACCGTTAATATCCACTGAGAGGTAGCTGTGAACCCGTAGAGCAAGCCAATTAGTGTGCAAGCCGAACCTATGAAAACCATTCTCAAACCCCTCCTTAAAACACCTTGCTTGAAGCACGAACCCATGGAACCACCCGGAAGAGGGTGTGGAGGTTTAAAAAAAGATTTGGGCTCAACTAGTTCACCCTAGGTTAACGAATCCTGAAGTCTCAGGTAGAGTTGGCGGTATCGCTCTCTCAATGATCAGCGGGGCTCCTTGTAGCGGCCTTATCTCCACCGTGAACTTCTCGTACACAGTAAGAGCCATGGTTGAGGGCAACCCTATGACCAGTAAGAATTTCTCGCCGGGCTCCAGCACGCTGTCTTCGTCTCCCTGAATAATGTATATTCCAGCCACAGGCGTTGCGCCCGCCGCAGAAGGAGCTAGCGAGCCATAGTCTACTACACTATTTATCTTCGTGGAGTCGGGGTCGTTTTCACTGTTTATCTTGCT
This is a stretch of genomic DNA from Thermosphaera aggregans DSM 11486. It encodes these proteins:
- a CDS encoding flagellin; protein product: MGESTTITHAILTIVAVLMASLFAAVVIGQLNTVLNVISTSIKSKSDSYRLSITIIHASIDRQANTLYLYAKNTGDVVYSDLSNIDFIVTDYAGKTFFFSTRTGAVHVEEYGSINGVFEKGETVLFQITLSGSYTPPLEVKMVLSNGYSTVYTVG
- a CDS encoding archaellin/type IV pilin N-terminal domain-containing protein; protein product: MAKKGIVGIEAAIVLIAFVIVAAALAFVVINMGMYTTQKSKEVMQQGLNEATTALEVDGTVLGYGDTNGITRIYIPLKVSPGQLAVDFSNDKIDIVINLPSGAYSKINSENDPDSTKINSVVDYGSLAPSAAGATPVAGIYIIQGDEDSVLEPGEKFLLVIGLPSTMALTVYEKFTVEIRPLQGAPLIIERAIPPTLPETSGFVNLG